Sequence from the Bactrocera dorsalis mitochondrion, complete genome genome:
TAAATGCTTACGATTAGAAACAAAAACAAAAATCCCCATTAAAAATAAAAAACAAGGTAATCCTCAATATAAACTCATTAACATTAGTTTTAATAGTTTAATAAAAACATTGGTCTTGTAAACCAAAAATAAGATTTTGTCTTTTAAAACTTCAAGAGAAAAGAAATAACTTTATCATTAATCCCCAAAATTAATATTTTAAATAAACTACCTCCTGAAATTATACAACTCTTCTTATATTCTTCAACACTAATCTCAAGATTAATTTTTATTCAAATAAATCACCCCTTAGCAATAGGATTAATACTATTAATTCAAACATTACAAATTTGTTTAATTACTGGACTAATAGCTAAAAGATTCTGATTTTCATATGTCTTATTTTTAATTTTTTTAGGAGGTATACTAGTTCTATTCATTTATGTAACTTCCCTAGCATCAAATGAAATATTTTCACTTTCCATAAAATTAACAACTATCTGTATAATAATTATATTAACTACTACACTAATTGCCGCATTTTTAGATAAAATATCTACATCTTCATTTATCCAAAATTTAGAAATACAACCTTTATATAACTTTAACTTAACCGTCTCTGAAAACTCTTTAAGTCTCCATAAACTATATAATTACCCAACAAACTTTATTACTATTTTATTAATAAACTATTTATTAATTACATTAATCGCAGTAGTAAAAATTACTAAATTATTTTATGGACCTCTTCGACAAATAAACTAATGAACAAACCTTTACGAACCCAACACCCCTTATTTAAAATTGCAAATAATGCACTAGTAGATCTTCCAGCCCCAATTAATATTTCAGCATGATGAAATTTCGGGTCATTACTAGGTCTATGTTTAATCATTCAAATTCTAACAGGATTATTTTTAGCTATACATTATACTGCAGACATCAACTTAGCATTCAATAGTGTAAATCACATTTGCCGTGATGTAAATTATGGATGATTATTACGAACTCTTCACGCCAACGGTGCATCATTTTTCTTCATTTGTATTTACCTACATGTTGGACGTGGGATCTACTACGGATCTTATTTATTCACTCCTACCTGATTAGTAGGAGTACTAATTTTATTCCTAGTGATAGCAACAGCATTCATAGGATACGTATTACCCTGAGGTCAAATATCTTTTTGAGGTGCCACAGTTATTACTAACTTATTATCGGCTATCCCCTATTTAGGAATTGATTTAGTTCAATGGGTATGAGGAGGATTCGCTGTAGATAATGCCACACTTACACGATTCTTTACATTCCACTTCATCTTGCCGTTTATTGTACTAGCAATAACCTTAATTCATTTATTATTCCTCCATCAAACAGGATCTAATAACCCCATCGGACT
This genomic interval carries:
- the CYTB gene encoding cytochrome b (TAA stop codon is completed by the addition of 3' A residues to the mRNA), which translates into the protein MNKPLRTQHPLFKIANNALVDLPAPINISAWWNFGSLLGLCLIIQILTGLFLAMHYTADINLAFNSVNHICRDVNYGWLLRTLHANGASFFFICIYLHVGRGIYYGSYLFTPTWLVGVLILFLVMATAFMGYVLPWGQMSFWGATVITNLLSAIPYLGIDLVQWVWGGFAVDNATLTRFFTFHFILPFIVLAMTLIHLLFLHQTGSNNPIGLNSNIDKIPFHPYFSYKDIVGFVIMIAALILLTLINPYLLGDPDNFIPANPLVTPVHIQPEWYFLFAYAILRSIPNKLGGVIALVLSIAILAILPFYHLSKFRGIQFYPINKILFWTMVVTVILLTWIGARPVEEPYVLVGQILTVIYFLYYIINPLVNKWWDNLIN
- the ND6 gene encoding NADH dehydrogenase subunit 6 (TAA stop codon is completed by the addition of 3' A residues to the mRNA), with the protein product MMQLFLYSSTLISSLIFIQMNHPLAMGLMLLIQTLQICLITGLMAKSFWFSYVLFLIFLGGMLVLFIYVTSLASNEMFSLSMKLTTICMMIMLTTTLIAAFLDKMSTSSFIQNLEMQPLYNFNLTVSENSLSLHKLYNYPTNFITILLMNYLLITLIAVVKITKLFYGPLRQMN